Proteins encoded together in one Sinorhizobium meliloti window:
- a CDS encoding TIGR02302 family protein has product MTQFRQDETPKPQSFARMLAAKRFLARFVLLAEELLPRMLVPASLVLLFLSAGWVGLFRAAPFWLHAALLLAFVIGLFISLLPLTRIRWPETPEADRMLEERNRLPHQAIRVQEDAPATEGAFGAALWREHQARMARMVRELDTGLPRPDIARHDPWALRAVPVLLACVAFAYSYSNRAGLVSDAFRLPEQEAATADIRIDAWVTPPAYTGRAPIFLTGRQDATAPAEDNEQDPQEKPQITIPQFSDLTVRITGAGAEEPVSYAAAGDEPMVIPQSDAKAQTTSRPEQAQPETPQATPNAVRNHVYKIAKDGTLSVGGQSWSFKITPDSVPDIAFDGEPRPTVNAALDISYLAHDDYGIAQAWAEIKPIEEPAKDAHPLYGPPEYRLDLPRRNAREAKGTTSRNLSEHPLAGKRVSITLVARDAAGQEGRSVPQEIVLPARRFFEPLAAAVAEQRQVFALDANQLPRAIDLNDALTLYPEETIPNATHFLLLKSARTRMQLARNDDMLRDAADHLWEIALGIEDGDLSLADRRLRDAQQALSDALERNASDEEIARLMDELRQAMQEYMQALAEQAAKNPAVAANPEMNNVLRQQDLQKMMDQIENLARSGARDQARQMLSELQRMMNNLQAGRMQQQMGEQNNAMRQQMDKLGELMQRQQQLMDETFKLDQALRDRMQRGDPLEGEDEELFGQDMPQDPGQRSDPNGQPNPMDDMTAEQLKEALKQLREQQESLGKQLGDLQKGLENLGIKPGKGFGQAQREMEGAAGALGKGQGEQAVGSQGRALQALREGAQDMMNQMQAQGQGQGPGQGIPQYGQNGRDPLGRRQQNAGPDFGDQVKVPDEIDTQRARQILEEIRRKLGDSLSPELERQYLERLLDMR; this is encoded by the coding sequence ATGACGCAATTCCGGCAGGATGAAACGCCAAAACCGCAGTCGTTCGCCAGGATGCTGGCGGCGAAGCGATTCCTCGCCCGTTTTGTTCTTCTGGCCGAAGAGCTGCTGCCACGCATGCTCGTCCCCGCATCGCTCGTTCTTCTGTTTCTCTCCGCCGGCTGGGTCGGCCTCTTTCGCGCTGCGCCGTTCTGGCTGCATGCCGCCCTTCTACTTGCTTTCGTCATAGGGCTGTTCATCTCCCTGTTGCCGCTGACCCGCATTCGCTGGCCCGAAACGCCCGAGGCGGACCGGATGCTGGAGGAGCGCAACCGGCTGCCGCATCAGGCGATCCGCGTGCAGGAAGATGCGCCCGCGACGGAGGGCGCTTTCGGCGCCGCACTCTGGCGCGAACATCAGGCGCGTATGGCGCGTATGGTCAGGGAACTCGATACGGGTCTGCCGCGCCCCGATATCGCACGGCATGATCCGTGGGCGCTGAGGGCCGTCCCTGTCCTCCTTGCCTGCGTCGCCTTCGCCTATTCCTATTCGAATCGCGCCGGACTGGTTTCGGATGCCTTCCGCCTGCCCGAGCAAGAGGCAGCGACGGCCGACATCCGTATCGATGCATGGGTGACACCGCCCGCCTATACCGGCCGCGCGCCGATCTTTCTTACGGGTCGTCAGGACGCGACGGCCCCGGCCGAGGACAATGAGCAGGATCCGCAGGAGAAGCCTCAGATCACGATACCTCAGTTCAGCGATCTGACGGTCCGGATAACCGGCGCCGGGGCCGAGGAACCGGTCAGCTACGCAGCCGCGGGCGATGAACCCATGGTTATCCCTCAGTCGGACGCCAAGGCGCAGACGACATCCAGGCCGGAGCAAGCCCAACCGGAAACCCCTCAGGCAACTCCGAATGCGGTCCGCAATCATGTTTACAAGATCGCCAAGGACGGAACGCTCTCCGTCGGCGGCCAGAGCTGGAGCTTCAAGATCACGCCGGACAGCGTGCCCGACATCGCTTTCGACGGCGAACCGCGTCCAACGGTCAATGCGGCGCTCGACATCAGCTACCTGGCCCATGACGATTACGGCATCGCGCAGGCCTGGGCCGAGATAAAGCCCATCGAGGAGCCCGCGAAGGACGCCCATCCGCTCTACGGCCCTCCTGAATATCGCCTCGATCTGCCGCGGCGCAATGCCCGTGAAGCAAAGGGTACCACGAGCCGCAATCTGAGTGAGCATCCGCTTGCCGGAAAGCGCGTGAGCATCACGCTCGTCGCTCGTGATGCAGCCGGCCAGGAGGGACGAAGCGTGCCGCAGGAGATCGTTCTGCCGGCGCGCCGTTTCTTCGAACCCCTCGCCGCTGCCGTCGCAGAACAGCGCCAGGTCTTCGCGCTCGACGCCAACCAGTTGCCGCGCGCGATCGATCTCAACGATGCGCTGACGCTTTATCCCGAGGAGACGATTCCCAACGCCACCCACTTCCTGCTGCTGAAATCGGCACGCACGCGCATGCAGCTCGCCCGGAACGACGACATGCTGCGCGATGCCGCCGACCACCTGTGGGAAATCGCGCTCGGCATCGAGGACGGTGACCTGTCGCTCGCTGACCGGCGGCTGCGCGACGCGCAGCAGGCGCTGTCGGACGCGCTCGAACGTAACGCCTCGGACGAGGAAATCGCCCGGCTGATGGACGAGCTTCGCCAGGCGATGCAGGAATATATGCAGGCGCTCGCCGAGCAGGCCGCGAAGAACCCCGCCGTCGCCGCCAATCCCGAGATGAACAACGTGCTGCGCCAGCAGGATCTGCAGAAGATGATGGACCAGATCGAAAATCTGGCCCGCTCCGGCGCGCGCGATCAGGCGCGGCAGATGCTCTCCGAACTGCAGAGAATGATGAACAATCTCCAGGCCGGACGCATGCAGCAGCAGATGGGCGAGCAGAACAACGCCATGCGGCAGCAGATGGATAAGCTCGGCGAGCTTATGCAGCGGCAACAGCAGCTGATGGACGAAACTTTCAAACTGGACCAGGCACTGCGCGACCGGATGCAGCGCGGCGATCCGCTCGAAGGCGAGGACGAGGAACTTTTCGGACAGGACATGCCCCAGGATCCGGGGCAGCGGAGTGACCCCAACGGCCAACCCAACCCCATGGACGACATGACCGCCGAGCAATTGAAGGAAGCTCTCAAGCAATTGAGAGAGCAGCAGGAATCGCTCGGCAAGCAACTCGGCGACCTGCAGAAGGGTCTCGAGAATTTGGGCATCAAGCCCGGCAAGGGCTTCGGTCAGGCGCAGCGCGAGATGGAAGGTGCCGCCGGCGCTCTCGGGAAGGGCCAGGGCGAGCAGGCGGTCGGCAGCCAGGGCCGAGCTCTGCAGGCCCTGCGCGAGGGAGCGCAGGACATGATGAACCAGATGCAAGCCCAGGGACAGGGACAAGGTCCCGGACAAGGCATTCCGCAATATGGCCAGAACGGGCGTGACCCTCTCGGCCGCCGGCAGCAGAACGCCGGCCCCGATTTCGGCGATCAGGTCAAGGTGCCCGACGAGATCGACACGCAGCGCGCCCGCCAGATTCTCGAAGAGATCCGTCGCAAGTTGGGTGACAGCCTGTCGCCGGAACTGGAGCGGCAGTATCTCGAGCGGCTGCTCGACATGCGGTGA
- a CDS encoding response regulator → MAKILITEDEDGLRSFVARALRLDGHETVEAGDGADGLACLRDQPFDLLLSDIRMPVMDGIELAHQASAAFPALKILLMTGYAEQRERADDLSGKVVDVIEKPFSLPDIRKAVALALAA, encoded by the coding sequence ATGGCGAAAATCCTGATCACCGAGGATGAAGACGGCCTGCGCTCGTTCGTCGCACGCGCGTTGCGGCTCGACGGGCACGAAACGGTTGAAGCCGGGGACGGAGCCGATGGGCTTGCCTGCCTTCGCGATCAGCCGTTCGATCTCTTGCTATCCGATATCCGGATGCCGGTCATGGACGGCATCGAGCTTGCGCATCAGGCGTCCGCCGCCTTTCCGGCATTGAAAATCCTGTTGATGACCGGCTACGCCGAGCAACGCGAGCGTGCCGACGACCTCTCCGGCAAGGTCGTCGACGTCATCGAGAAGCCATTTTCACTGCCCGACATTCGCAAGGCCGTCGCGCTCGCGCTGGCCGCCTGA
- the hpt gene encoding hypoxanthine phosphoribosyltransferase codes for MPVVRGKNIEVLYSAETIAARNQEMAGDIVRGPHKDLLVISILKGSFIFAADLIRAMHAAGLAPEVEFITLSSYGTGTESKGVKITKDIDSDVRDRDVLLIDDILESGRTLRFAKELLLERGVRNVTIAVLLDKRVKRRVDLEADYVGFECPDHFVVGYGMDVAYAFRELPFVGVVTGDAT; via the coding sequence ATGCCCGTCGTCCGCGGCAAGAATATCGAAGTCCTCTACAGCGCCGAAACCATTGCGGCGAGAAATCAGGAAATGGCCGGCGATATCGTTCGCGGGCCGCACAAGGATCTCCTGGTCATCTCGATCCTGAAGGGCTCCTTCATCTTCGCCGCCGATCTGATCCGCGCCATGCATGCGGCAGGCCTTGCTCCGGAGGTCGAGTTCATCACGCTTTCGAGCTACGGAACCGGGACCGAATCCAAGGGCGTCAAGATCACCAAGGATATCGACAGCGACGTGCGTGACCGCGACGTGCTCCTCATCGACGACATTCTGGAGTCCGGCCGCACCCTGCGTTTCGCCAAGGAACTGCTCCTGGAGCGCGGCGTACGAAACGTCACGATCGCGGTATTGCTCGACAAGCGGGTGAAACGCCGCGTCGATCTCGAAGCGGATTATGTCGGCTTCGAATGCCCGGATCATTTCGTGGTCGGCTATGGAATGGATGTCGCCTACGCGTTCCGCGAACTGCCGTTCGTCGGGGTTGTGACCGGCGACGCGACGTAA
- the ftsE gene encoding cell division ATP-binding protein FtsE has translation MGPEILRDLTFDIPRRSFQFLTGPSGAGKTTLLRLLFLSLKPTRGLIRMFDRNISSIPREEFPMLRRRVGIVFQDFRLLDHLTTYENVALPLRVRGKEESSYRSDVLELLKWVGLGERINVLPPVLSGGEKQRAAIARALIDRPEILLADEPTGNVDPPMARRLLNLFMELNRLGTAVVIATHDLSLMDQVEARRMILSQGRLDIYE, from the coding sequence ATGGGACCGGAGATCCTCCGGGACCTGACATTCGATATCCCGCGCCGTTCCTTCCAATTCCTCACCGGTCCGTCGGGCGCCGGCAAGACGACGCTGCTCCGCCTCCTCTTCCTGTCGCTCAAGCCGACGCGCGGCCTCATCCGCATGTTCGACCGCAACATCTCCTCCATTCCCCGTGAGGAGTTTCCGATGCTGCGCCGTCGGGTCGGCATCGTTTTCCAGGACTTTCGCCTGCTCGACCACCTGACGACCTATGAAAACGTCGCCCTGCCGCTCCGCGTCCGCGGCAAGGAGGAGTCTAGCTACCGTTCCGACGTGCTCGAACTCCTTAAATGGGTCGGGCTCGGCGAGCGCATCAACGTGCTGCCGCCCGTGCTCTCCGGCGGCGAGAAGCAGCGCGCCGCCATCGCACGGGCGCTGATCGACCGGCCGGAGATCCTGCTTGCCGACGAGCCGACCGGCAACGTCGATCCGCCTATGGCGCGCCGATTGCTCAATCTCTTCATGGAACTCAATCGGCTCGGGACCGCGGTGGTGATCGCCACGCACGACCTGTCCTTGATGGATCAGGTCGAGGCCCGGCGCATGATCCTGTCACAGGGACGGCTCGACATCTATGAATGA
- a CDS encoding cell division protein FtsX, whose translation MNENRVARSEPTPPPQQQQRRSEMRVRPTGPIVPSANVSGHALMCVIAIMSFLACLTLGGVSMVRATAQSWQSQISREITIQIKPDDNLDMERALADARDLALTFNGTTGGTIIDRAATARLLEPWLGGGLDLNELPVPRLVVITIDESNPPDFAAMRKALTETIPQAFLDDHRTWVDRLVAMASTTTMIGTGVLVLVFSAMVLTVVFATRGALSGNRHIVEVLHFVGAEASFVAAEFQKHFLRISLKGAGAGGLLAALSFALASFWQSQTLATPETDQATALFGTFAIGYTGYLGIFAIIVVIALLTTLTARLTVMRTIYEIDLIRSDPGRTDTFQG comes from the coding sequence ATGAATGAGAACCGCGTTGCCCGCAGCGAGCCTACCCCTCCGCCGCAACAGCAGCAGCGTCGCAGCGAGATGCGCGTGCGCCCGACCGGGCCGATCGTGCCTTCCGCCAACGTTTCCGGCCATGCGCTCATGTGCGTCATCGCCATCATGTCCTTTCTGGCCTGCCTGACCCTCGGCGGCGTCAGCATGGTGCGCGCGACCGCCCAGAGCTGGCAATCACAGATCTCCCGCGAGATCACCATCCAGATCAAGCCGGACGACAACCTCGACATGGAGAGGGCGCTCGCCGACGCCCGTGATCTGGCCCTGACCTTCAACGGCACGACAGGCGGCACAATCATCGACCGCGCGGCGACCGCGCGCCTCCTGGAACCGTGGCTCGGTGGTGGACTCGACCTGAACGAACTGCCCGTGCCGCGGCTCGTCGTCATCACGATCGACGAGAGCAATCCCCCCGATTTCGCCGCGATGCGAAAGGCGCTCACCGAAACGATCCCGCAGGCCTTTCTCGATGATCACCGCACCTGGGTCGATCGCCTGGTTGCGATGGCGAGCACGACCACGATGATCGGCACCGGCGTCCTGGTACTGGTCTTCTCCGCAATGGTGCTGACGGTGGTTTTCGCCACCCGCGGCGCCCTTTCCGGCAACCGTCATATCGTCGAGGTCCTGCATTTCGTCGGGGCGGAAGCGAGTTTCGTCGCCGCCGAATTCCAGAAGCACTTTCTCCGAATCAGTCTGAAGGGCGCCGGCGCCGGCGGCCTTCTCGCTGCGCTGTCCTTTGCGCTGGCGAGCTTCTGGCAGTCGCAGACGCTTGCAACCCCTGAAACGGATCAGGCGACCGCTCTGTTCGGTACCTTCGCCATCGGTTACACCGGCTATCTCGGCATCTTCGCCATTATCGTCGTCATTGCCCTGCTGACGACCTTGACGGCGCGCCTTACAGTCATGCGGACGATCTACGAAATCGATCTTATTCGATCCGATCCGGGCCGGACCGACACCTTTCAGGGTTGA
- a CDS encoding YdcF family protein, whose amino-acid sequence MAERGKWLERAARRRQSRSLLRKVLRRGFFVLLAFLTIFIAGFLQFADTVASLQPPATPKADAIVVLTGGFQRIDQAVDLLKLGAGKRLLISGVHPSTTRSQIRRNTQSSADLFKCCVDIGRAAIDTIGNATETSQWIRNRGYRTILVVTNNYHMPRSLLELRRARPETEFIAYPVVNSDLKTTNWLRNPLVLKAILLEYGKYSVASLRDVMGARWTNGLRTEPLPVAPAGQ is encoded by the coding sequence ATGGCCGAAAGGGGCAAATGGCTGGAGAGGGCCGCGCGCCGTCGCCAGTCCCGCAGCCTGTTGCGCAAAGTGCTGCGCCGCGGCTTCTTCGTGCTGCTCGCCTTTCTCACCATATTCATCGCCGGCTTCCTGCAATTCGCCGACACCGTCGCCTCGCTGCAACCGCCTGCCACTCCGAAAGCGGATGCGATCGTCGTGCTGACCGGCGGCTTCCAGCGAATAGACCAGGCTGTCGATCTCCTGAAACTCGGCGCCGGAAAGCGGCTCTTGATTTCCGGTGTTCATCCGTCGACGACACGAAGCCAGATCCGGCGCAATACGCAGAGTTCGGCCGACCTGTTCAAGTGCTGCGTCGATATCGGTCGTGCGGCGATCGATACGATCGGCAACGCCACCGAAACCTCGCAGTGGATCCGCAACCGAGGTTATCGGACGATCCTCGTGGTGACGAACAATTACCACATGCCGCGCAGCCTGCTCGAACTGCGCCGCGCCAGGCCCGAAACCGAATTCATTGCCTACCCGGTCGTCAATTCGGATCTCAAGACGACCAACTGGCTGCGCAATCCGCTGGTGCTGAAGGCCATTCTGCTCGAATACGGCAAATACTCCGTCGCCTCGCTGCGCGATGTGATGGGCGCCCGCTGGACGAACGGCCTCAGGACGGAGCCCCTGCCTGTTGCGCCGGCCGGGCAATAG
- a CDS encoding lysophospholipid acyltransferase family protein, producing MIILRSILFNLVFYVNLIVQMIVLTPFYFLVPRKTAWFVPKNWARSNHWLLAKIVGTTFEIEGLENIPKGAYIFAPKHQSFWDAYALLPWLDDPFYILKRELTWIPLFGWYIVKQRMVPVNRAARGKAMTEVMDRTKNEMATGRQLIIYPEGTRRPPGAPPEYKYGIARLYRDLQVPVVPVAMHPGLFWPRRKFLRFPGHFKVRVLPPIEAGLDPDAFLAKLVEVTEAASDDLLIETVRANPHLPLPPTAEQRLRELGAR from the coding sequence ATGATCATCCTGCGTTCGATCCTCTTCAATCTGGTCTTCTACGTTAACCTGATCGTGCAGATGATCGTGCTGACGCCGTTCTATTTCCTTGTGCCGCGCAAGACGGCCTGGTTCGTGCCCAAGAACTGGGCGCGCAGCAACCATTGGCTGCTCGCGAAGATCGTCGGTACGACCTTCGAGATCGAGGGCCTCGAGAACATTCCGAAGGGCGCCTACATCTTCGCGCCGAAGCATCAGTCCTTCTGGGATGCCTATGCGCTTCTGCCTTGGCTCGACGATCCCTTCTATATTCTCAAGCGGGAACTCACCTGGATACCTCTGTTCGGCTGGTACATCGTCAAGCAGCGCATGGTTCCGGTGAACCGCGCCGCGCGCGGCAAGGCGATGACAGAGGTCATGGACCGCACGAAAAACGAGATGGCGACCGGGCGTCAGTTGATCATCTATCCCGAGGGGACGCGCCGCCCGCCCGGCGCACCGCCGGAATACAAATACGGCATTGCCCGGCTCTATCGGGATCTCCAGGTGCCGGTGGTTCCCGTCGCGATGCATCCGGGGCTGTTCTGGCCGCGGCGCAAGTTCCTCCGTTTCCCTGGCCACTTCAAGGTGCGTGTCCTCCCGCCGATCGAGGCCGGGCTGGATCCGGACGCATTTCTGGCGAAGCTGGTGGAAGTTACCGAGGCCGCGAGCGACGACCTCCTCATCGAAACCGTGCGGGCCAATCCGCACCTGCCGTTGCCGCCCACCGCCGAACAGCGGCTGCGCGAACTCGGGGCACGGTAG
- a CDS encoding gamma-glutamylcyclotransferase, whose product MAADMDEFWVFGYGSLMWNPGFRFEEKLTARAFGYRRSLCVRSWVHRGTERHPGLVLGLDYGGSCIGTAFRVAPAQKAEVIDYLRERELVTHVYKERIMPVQLSSGHRVPALTYVIDRCHVQYAGALSAEEAAATVAVAAGKSGPNSEYVLNTLEHLREMGIRDHWLEEVAAKLTAGGAASVRA is encoded by the coding sequence ATGGCAGCGGATATGGACGAATTTTGGGTCTTTGGCTACGGGTCGTTGATGTGGAATCCGGGCTTTCGCTTCGAGGAGAAGCTGACGGCGCGCGCTTTCGGCTACCGCCGATCCCTCTGCGTGCGCTCCTGGGTTCACCGCGGGACCGAACGGCACCCCGGCCTGGTGCTCGGGCTCGACTATGGCGGCTCCTGCATCGGGACGGCATTCCGCGTGGCGCCTGCGCAAAAGGCGGAGGTGATCGACTACCTGCGCGAACGCGAGCTGGTCACGCACGTCTACAAGGAAAGGATCATGCCGGTGCAACTTTCCAGCGGACACCGCGTGCCCGCGCTGACCTATGTGATCGACCGCTGCCATGTCCAGTATGCCGGTGCGCTGAGCGCGGAGGAGGCGGCCGCGACGGTCGCCGTCGCCGCCGGCAAGTCCGGGCCGAACAGCGAATACGTTCTCAATACGCTCGAACATCTTCGCGAAATGGGTATCCGCGACCATTGGCTGGAGGAAGTTGCCGCGAAGTTGACGGCCGGCGGAGCTGCGTCCGTCCGGGCCTGA
- a CDS encoding DUF2125 domain-containing protein has product MTVTAVAKPSPTGRKFLWLAAGTVFVIGLYSAGWFLAADQIQKRLTAYLTKGQSIGFSGECAEMEVRGFPFRLGLFCDKVRLDDTRRGASASFGALRTAAQVYQPGRAVLELDGPAEIRVSPGVTISADWTLLRASVAATLSGIDRTSVAYDNLTGTALPPLTGEGLGFGASHGELHLRQNDGNLDAALSIEKLDLRPDQGPSLAAPADVAMDLTVVDKAEWLQAGALPPHMLRGTRGELRQLTLDAGSGMSAKLTGPFSVNDQGLISGEFSLTLANIDAWRENFVKIAPDETDLIDNVANMLKALAGGKNEATVKLNVRDGTAFLAFVPIGMLPAL; this is encoded by the coding sequence ATGACTGTGACCGCCGTCGCCAAGCCATCGCCTACCGGCAGGAAGTTCTTGTGGCTGGCAGCAGGTACCGTGTTCGTGATCGGCCTTTATTCCGCCGGTTGGTTTCTCGCCGCCGACCAGATCCAAAAGCGGCTGACCGCCTATCTGACGAAGGGGCAGTCGATCGGCTTCAGCGGCGAATGCGCCGAGATGGAGGTGCGTGGCTTTCCCTTCCGCCTCGGTCTGTTCTGCGACAAGGTTCGCCTCGACGATACGCGCCGCGGCGCCTCCGCATCCTTCGGTGCCCTGCGAACGGCGGCGCAGGTCTATCAGCCCGGGCGTGCGGTCCTCGAGCTCGACGGCCCTGCCGAAATCCGTGTTTCTCCCGGCGTCACCATTTCCGCCGACTGGACGCTGCTCCGCGCAAGTGTCGCCGCGACCCTCTCCGGCATCGACCGGACCTCAGTGGCCTATGACAATCTGACCGGCACCGCGCTCCCCCCCCTGACGGGCGAGGGCCTCGGCTTCGGCGCCAGCCATGGCGAGCTCCATCTGCGCCAGAACGACGGTAACCTGGACGCGGCACTCAGCATCGAAAAGCTCGACCTGCGTCCGGACCAGGGACCCAGTCTTGCCGCACCGGCCGATGTCGCAATGGACCTGACCGTTGTGGATAAGGCAGAATGGCTTCAGGCGGGTGCTTTGCCGCCCCATATGCTCCGCGGCACCAGAGGCGAGTTGCGGCAATTGACACTCGATGCGGGCTCCGGAATGAGCGCAAAACTCACCGGGCCCTTTTCGGTGAATGATCAGGGGCTGATTTCGGGGGAATTCTCTCTCACGCTTGCGAATATCGACGCCTGGCGGGAAAACTTCGTGAAGATCGCTCCGGACGAAACCGACCTGATCGACAACGTCGCCAACATGTTGAAGGCGCTTGCCGGCGGCAAGAACGAAGCGACGGTCAAACTGAACGTCCGCGACGGGACCGCCTTCCTCGCCTTCGTTCCGATCGGTATGCTGCCGGCTCTGTGA
- a CDS encoding prephenate/arogenate dehydrogenase family protein: MMAQQFETIALIGIGLIGSSIARDIREKQLAGTIVVTTRSEATLKRAGELGLGDRYTLSAAEAVEGADLVIVSVPVGASGAVAAEIAAHLKPGAIVTDVGSTKGSVIAQMAPHLSKDVHFVPGHPIAGTEHSGPDAGFAGLFRGRWCILTPPAGTDEDAVARLRLFWETLGSMVDEMDPEHHDKVLAIVSHLPHIIAYNIVGTADDLETVTESEVIKYSASGFRDFTRLAASDPTMWRDVCLHNKDAILEMLARFSEDLASLQRAIRWGDGDKLFDLFTRTRAIRRSIVQAGQDTAMPDFGRHAMDQK; encoded by the coding sequence ATGATGGCTCAGCAGTTCGAAACCATCGCCCTCATCGGCATCGGCCTGATCGGGTCGTCCATCGCCCGGGACATTCGCGAGAAGCAGCTCGCCGGTACGATCGTGGTCACGACGCGCAGCGAAGCGACGCTGAAGCGCGCCGGCGAGTTGGGCCTCGGCGACCGCTACACGCTTTCGGCGGCCGAGGCTGTCGAGGGCGCGGATCTCGTCATCGTGTCGGTGCCTGTCGGGGCATCCGGCGCAGTCGCCGCCGAGATCGCAGCCCATCTGAAACCGGGTGCGATCGTCACCGATGTCGGTTCGACCAAAGGATCGGTCATCGCGCAGATGGCGCCGCACCTGTCCAAGGACGTCCATTTCGTGCCCGGTCACCCGATTGCGGGTACCGAGCATTCCGGCCCGGATGCCGGCTTTGCGGGCCTCTTCCGCGGGCGCTGGTGCATTCTGACGCCGCCGGCCGGCACGGACGAAGACGCGGTCGCCAGGCTCAGGCTGTTCTGGGAAACGCTCGGATCGATGGTCGACGAGATGGATCCGGAACATCACGACAAGGTGCTGGCGATCGTTTCGCATCTCCCGCATATCATCGCCTACAACATTGTCGGCACCGCGGACGACCTGGAAACGGTGACCGAGTCCGAAGTGATCAAATACTCGGCCTCGGGGTTCCGTGACTTCACGCGTCTTGCCGCTTCGGACCCGACCATGTGGCGCGACGTCTGCCTGCACAACAAGGACGCGATCCTGGAAATGCTCGCCCGCTTCTCCGAGGATCTCGCCTCCCTGCAACGCGCGATCCGTTGGGGCGACGGCGACAAGCTCTTCGATCTCTTCACCCGCACGCGGGCGATACGCCGCTCGATCGTTCAGGCCGGTCAGGACACCGCCATGCCCGATTTCGGCCGGCACGCGATGGATCAGAAGTAG
- the hisC gene encoding histidinol-phosphate transaminase codes for MNLALKSPAPRSGILDIAAYVPGKERAPGVAKVHKLSSNETPLGASPRAIEAFQKAAFNLERYPDGQANALKEAIAAVHGLNPANILCGNGSDELLGLLCHTYLGPGDEGIVTEHGFLVYRIQITASGGIPVTVKERDERVDVDAILAAVTERTKIVFIANPANPTGTYIPVEEVRRLHASLPAGVLLVLDAAYAEYVRRNDYEAGLELVSSNRNVVMTRTFSKIYGLAGLRIGWMYAPRDVVEALDRVRGPFNLNAPAIAAGAAAIRDQAFVAAAADHNHIWLAKVGQGLTDIGLRVTPSVTNFVLIHFPEEAGMSASDADAYLTSRGFILRAVGAYGFPNALRMTIGSEEANEGVVAALTEFMGRK; via the coding sequence ATGAATCTTGCCCTGAAAAGCCCTGCGCCGCGTTCCGGCATCCTGGACATCGCCGCCTATGTGCCGGGCAAGGAACGTGCGCCCGGCGTCGCCAAGGTTCACAAGCTGTCGTCGAACGAAACGCCGCTCGGCGCGAGCCCGCGCGCGATCGAGGCTTTCCAGAAGGCGGCTTTCAATCTCGAACGCTACCCGGACGGTCAGGCGAATGCGCTCAAGGAAGCGATCGCGGCGGTTCACGGGCTCAACCCCGCCAACATCCTTTGCGGCAACGGGTCGGACGAACTGCTCGGTCTTCTCTGCCATACCTATCTCGGCCCCGGCGACGAGGGGATCGTCACCGAACACGGATTTCTCGTCTACAGGATCCAGATCACCGCGTCGGGCGGGATACCCGTCACGGTCAAGGAGAGAGACGAGCGCGTCGATGTCGATGCGATACTCGCGGCCGTGACCGAGCGCACGAAGATCGTCTTCATCGCCAATCCGGCAAATCCGACCGGCACCTATATCCCCGTCGAGGAGGTCCGGCGTCTGCATGCGAGCCTGCCCGCCGGCGTCCTGCTGGTGCTCGATGCGGCCTATGCGGAATATGTACGGCGCAACGACTACGAGGCGGGACTGGAGCTCGTTTCGTCCAACCGCAACGTGGTGATGACCCGAACCTTTTCGAAGATCTACGGCCTTGCCGGTCTGCGCATCGGCTGGATGTACGCGCCGCGCGACGTGGTGGAGGCATTGGACCGCGTCCGCGGTCCCTTCAATCTCAACGCGCCCGCGATCGCCGCCGGCGCCGCGGCGATCCGCGATCAGGCCTTCGTTGCCGCGGCGGCAGACCACAATCACATCTGGCTGGCAAAGGTCGGTCAGGGGCTGACGGATATCGGCCTGCGCGTCACCCCCTCGGTCACGAATTTCGTGCTGATCCACTTCCCTGAGGAGGCGGGCATGTCGGCCAGCGACGCGGATGCCTATCTGACGAGCCGCGGCTTCATCCTGCGCGCCGTCGGCGCCTACGGTTTCCCCAACGCGCTGAGAATGACGATCGGCTCGGAAGAAGCGAATGAGGGCGTCGTCGCGGCACTGACTGAATTCATGGGACGGAAATGA